The stretch of DNA ATGTACTTATTTATTGAAATGCCTAAAAAAATAagtatttagaaacggagggagtacatgggACAGCAAAGGAGCGAAGCTGCCTCTCTACACAAGGTCTTCCACCCAGCGATCGACAGCACAACgcaaaaaaacaacaaaacaTAGAGGTCAGTACTGAATGATCCATCAGGATAAGGTCAGTACTGAATGATCCATCAGGATAACTATTGTGTTCACTGTTAAAGATGCCCTGTGATTACTGTAGCCACAGTGTCATATATCAAATCGGTACATATTTGCCGGTTGCTGCCGAAAAAAAGATGCGAGTGTACTAGGCTACTAGAACCAGTACTCTGTAGCCTGAACAATGCTCCAATTTATCGACTGCTACTCACTCCGTTCTTGAATATTTATCTTTTTAAAGATTTCAAATGAATTACCACATATGGATATATAAATATATTTTAGGGTGTAAATTCACTCAGTTTGCTCTGTATGTAATCACTTGTTAAAATCTTTAAAAAAATAAATATTTAGAAAAGGAGGGAGCATTTGCTGACGGCGTGTCGTTAGTTAGGCAACGGACCCATGGACCCACGGCTGTTAAAACAAACCTTCTTGACCTGGCTAGAGTCAAGTTCACATGTTTGTGCGCCAGCCTGGTCATGGGCCCACCATTCCAGTGATGCCAGCGATGACCTGGGGCTCCAAAGCGTGCTGATGTCATCGGTGAAGGGAGCGCGTGATGTCACACATGGCTACCGTTGTTCTTACAGATTTTTCGTGACATGCCTCAGCCTTCCACACGCCCGTCTTCCTGCCCTCAAGGCGAGGATGCAAACTGAACATAGCTCAAATGATTAGGTTTCTTGTTGTGAAACCAGTCTATTAGAATTCAAGTTTTAGATTTGATGTCATTCAAAAAGAAATATTGCTCTAGTTATAAGGGAAAACAGATAAAAACCTAAACAATTTGTCCCTGTTTATGAGGGAAACTGAGGCGAAAACCGTACAAATGACAAGgataaggcctcctttggttcataggattgAAAAATCATAGGAATAGAAAAGTCATAGGAAAtaagatgacatgcatctcaaatCCTATGCATAGGAATAGAAAAGGAGATGCCCTTTGATTCACATCATATGATTTTTTCCATTAAGTCTAGAttaatgtttattttcctatgaaatgtgaaGGATAGAAAGAATTCCTTCATAGGAATAGGATttcattcctacaaaccaaagagctctgaaggaatttttcctataaaaatcctatcctatgaaaatcctgcaaaattcctccaaaccaaaggaggcctaaaaGAAGATGAGAAAATTGGCGTCCAGGACAGAGCATTACTTAGCTAGCAGATAGAAGGACCATCACCACACGAGACACAAAGTAGATATGGGATGTCGTCGTTCAAACAACCGACAACACCGGTGTGCATACCGAAACCCTGATGCAACACATGAGCATCCATAATCAACGAGTGCCACAACATCAGTGGCGGATCCAGGATTTCAAGTCACCCGGGGCGAGCATTTAACCTAAGAAATGTGAAGGTATATGCACTCAAAAATCAACATAACTAATGGTTCAAAGTAGTTCAAGATTCTCAACATTACATGATGTAACCACCAAAAATCAACATAAAAATTTATTGGTTTCATTTTCTTATAGATTAGCTCACACATGGACACTTCACCATGTATGTCCAGCGTTGAGAGCAGTATGCATGACACGTTGCTGGAGGAGCCTCATAGGGAGCATGATTTGCAAGACACGTTGATGAATTTTTTTTTGTAAACCAAAACCCCACACTCCCGGGAAGGACCCCGTCCTGCCATGCAGTGCTATGGGCTGCCCTAAGTCAACCTGATGGCCCCTAGGGTCTCGAGATTCCCCGCCCTATAACGAAAAGAACAACCAAGAACGAAGGAGAAGAAAACTAGGGTAAAGAAGAAAagataaaaaataaaaagagatAAATTGATACATCAATTGCGTATTGTTCAATTAGCCAACACCTCTCATCTACTTATGAGGCGGCAGGACTTCCCGTAAAAAAAAAGACTTCAAATCCCTAGGATTGGAACCCCACACATTGCAGCTACCCGGGGCGGCCGCCCATACCTGCCCCTACGGTGGCGCCGCTCCTGCATAGCATGACCACATGCTCCACCAGGAAGGGCAATAATTGGAAGCAAATGTTCGCCGTGAGAGCTCCATGAACACGAACCTTGGTTGGGAGGTCCACCACGCATGTCCCATGAACATGACATGTAATAGTCAAGTCATGTAAAAAGAGAGCATGATTTCGACGCTTACCAAACTATATATAATTGTTCATTGAAAGAACCGACGACATTCGCTTCAAGCAACCTAGTCTGTCTAAACTTTTGTGGTTTATGCCTTTAATCAATCTGGTGTGCTAATATATTTGCATTTGATGCTTACGCGAATATATTCAGGGAAGTTTTATCAAAACATATTTGCAATATCACAAAATCAATAAAAACAATTTAAAATAATGTAACCAGGTCTATCATCACCATTGATAAAAACATCAGTATGAAATCTGCATGTTATCTAATTTGCACAAAAATTAAGAGATGATTATGATATAACTTTTGGTTTCATCAAGAGGCTTTGTTGCTGGTGTTTGTTTCCGTTTCCACTCTTATGTTGTCATGATTTTATTTGATAAATAAAGCCAATTAACGGGTAAAAGGAAATCACGGGAGAGGTATTTCATGTTCATAATTGCAATCTTGGTGCGAATCATTTGACATTATTTTGTATTGTTTCCACGTCCTCAGGAAGGGTTGATTCATTTAACCAATCTAGTGTGTCTAAATATTTGCATGTCAATGCTTACGACACTATGGGCTTATTTGGTTTTGCAGCCTAAGGTTACCACGCCTAACCTTAGTCGTGCCATAACATCATAGGCATGTGTTTGGTTAATTGTCACACTTGTGGCTCGCCACACTTTTCTAGCTACATGATCCATATGTTATAGGTTCAGTTTTTTGCTAAATCTTGTCACACTTGTGGTGGCCATTTTGTTAGCCACACTTTTTGCGGCAGCCACACTTTATCTAAGTTTAGTGGCGGCAAAATTAGTCATGAACCAAATAGGCCCTATGTACACTATACGTAGGCATTTAAAAAAATCTTTGTCCAGAAAATAAGAAAATCAATAGAATTTTTTAAGATGGTCCATCATTGAAGGTAAAAATCATGGGTATGAAATCTGCAATTTATttagctcatcacaaacagtaaTTAAGAGACAATATTACTCCttccatcccaaaataagtgatTCAATTTTATACTATACTGACttgtcccaaaataagtgacttaACTTTACTacaaagttagtataaagttgaaTCACCTAttttgagatggagggagtatataacTTTTGGTCTTTACCATGAAGCTTTGTCGCCGGTGTTTGTTTTAGTTTATTTTCTTGTGTTATCAGTTGTCATGTCTTTATCAGATTAATAAACCAGTGAATGGATAAAAAGAGAAATCGCAGGGAGAGCATTTCACTTTCACAAGTGCAGCCTTGCCAGGAATCATTCGACAGATTTCTCTAATCTTTCCATGCCACCCACGATGAGATATAGCCAGAAGGAAGAAGATGGTGGGATTCCCGCGAACCAAGTGGCCAACTTGAGAAACGTTTTTATCATACCAAACGATCAACTCGTCCATTGATTAGTTGCATTGTCGATTATCACACCATCGCGAGTGGATTCCATAAAGAAATTGAGCGATACCCCACAAAAAAAGTTGGGCGATGACCGAGGGATCGATATATGACCCACAAACTAAACTAAGACGACCGTCGCTAGATCTTGGTTTTGTAGTGGCCGGTAATGCAGCGACAGTTTCCACCAGTGGTGTATTCGGTGGCATCAGACGTCAGGTCCATGACGAGAATTCCTAATCAGGATAAAAAGTAAAATGAATATATAGTACAAGAAGGGACAGCCATGACGATGACATTTTCTCTCTGCCTGTCTGCGGGTGGATGGGTGTATGCGCATTTTGCAATGCCTTTCTCTCCCTTTGTGCGAGTCGATGGGTGCATGTGCATTTTACAATGTCTTGGATAGTGCCGGCAGTAACTACTGTACTAAAAAAATATTGCTTCCCATGACGTCTTGTCGTGGAAAATTCGCAAATTGCAGAGAAAACGGGCCGAGCAAGCTGTGTGCGAAGCCGTCGGTTTAGCCCAGCCTAGCGCGTGAAGCTAAAGTAACTGTCGTACATGGTGTGTTGATCACATACCGAAACGAATGTCGATCGGGTGGCGTTTCCCTGACGTTTGCTTTGAGATTTTTTCTCCTTCTGGTTTCGTTGAAGATTTTGGTAGAGAAGTGAACACATATCCACTAGATTTTGGTTGACAGTCCTCGATGCACTCCCATCTATCGAATCAGATCGCAAAAATCAAGCTAGCTTCAGACCCATCAGCCATCGGATGGACGCAACGCATCTTGTTTTGCACTGTTGGTGCATCTTTGAACGTTCAACATCTAGCAAAGGAACAGCAGTGAGCAGTGGGCTGAGCCCCCGCTGGCCTGACCCTTTCCCCCATTGTGAGGCAGACCAACACGAGCCAATGATCGACTCGATCGCCGTACAAGGTTACCCGTGCATCGCCACGCAATTTCATTTGGTCGCGGTGGTTTACACCTGCAGTAGCTACTCTTGCGAGCAGGATGGGTGGTGGTGTTCAGCCACTTTCATGTCCAATAATAATGCATGGTTTTTATTTTACGTGCATTTTGTTGTGGTCAATGCATAAACTATATATAACTGATGGAAAGGGACTGGTAATATATTTCAACGTCGATAACAACGAACTAAGACGACCGCGGCCTGGTCTCGGTATTATAGCAGCCTCCTCCAGCTTTGAATGCCGCTATACTAATTCTAAGCTAGCGAACTCCACGCCATCATACGTCAGCTGATCAGCTCCATGATGAGAGCACACCCTCTTATTTTTTCAAAGGGCTTCCATCCGATTTCGTTTATCAGAAACCAACTTTTTCGTGGAACGACTGCTCTTGTATGATACAGATACAGCGTCCAGTTGGTGAGGTGAGCGCGTGTTGCTTGCTTGCTTCGCATGGTATCTTGCCGTGGGAATTCCGCAAACTGCATACGACCGCGCAGACGTAGGCAGCATGACGAAATTCCAGAGCTATGCCCGTGTCCCGTGTCATGGTCATGGAATGAATCATTGGTGTGCACCGGCAAGATGGCATCAGTCTGGGTGTTGTTTTGCACTGCTGGGGCATCTTTGAAAGTTCAACGTCTACTACTTCCAACAAAGGAACAGCAGTGACAGTGAGCAGAGCCCCCGCCAGGGGCAGAAATCACATATTTGACCTGAGGTTCAAATCAAATCACAAATTGACCTTGTTTCGAAAAAATTTCACTCTGCTGACCCTTTTGTGTGGCGCCCAACAGTTGGGCGCCACACACTACTATGCAGCGCCTCTCTCTTGGGCGTCGCACCTCGTGCCAGCGTGACAGCCCTGGTCCAGTTGCGGCCCCACAGACAGCACTACAGCGCCTCAGACTTAGGCGCCACACTTGTAATGTGCAGCGCCTAGCTCTTGGGCGCTGCACAGTGAGTTAAAGCGCATCGGCCCAGCCCGGCCAGGCAGTTCTTCCCCCTCTCCGCTCTCTGGACAGAGAGCAGCGGCGGCGCCCCCATcgaatccccccccccccacatcCCTCTCAGATCTGAAgatttgatccgtggattcgATCTCCAATCCATCCTACTAGGTAAACTCCCctgttccctttcttttcctccGTAAATTTGTTGCCATTTTAGAGATTTGTCCAAGATTTGATGGAACCCTTGATTTGCTTGATTTAGGATGTTTAGTCATAGTGGTAGTACCGTAGTGTTGTTGCTTAGTTCACAATATATAGTTCTTGTTAGTGAAACCCTAGATTGTTTTGTTTTTATATATTGAGATGCCTATTTATATAGATAACAATGAGATGTTGAGTTTTGTAGAGATATATGATCCATTTTTTTAGATATATATTAGATGTTGATTTTATTTGAAATATTAGATGTTGAGTTTATTTGAACACATATGACATATTCATTGTGTGAGAAGGAGATGTTGAGATTCTTGTAATTGAACACATCTTAGATGTTTAGTGTATACCAATATTTGAGATGAAGATGAACTCATATATGTTTATTGTTTGAACTTTGTAAGGATGGTTTGGCTTCTCGACGATGTCTACGACACGAAACACCGGGCCTACATGATGCGCGAGAAGGAGATGGTAATAACGAGTAATCTAAATATTTTGCCTTAAGTTGAAATTTACATGCCCTAAGATTTGTCATTACTTGTTTTTTGCAGAAGCTTGAACCTTTGAAGATTCGGTATCACGGGGTCTCTGGTCCTGCCATGCCTTACGATGAGCGGTACACACCGTACATCAAGCAGGCAGGACTACTTCCCGTGGATTCAGTTGGTCAGCCGGTCCACGCCGAATCTGAACGCTCCACTGGTGTCCGCTCTTGCTGATCGGTGGAGGCCGGAGACGCATAGTTTCCATCTTCGGACTGGGGAGATGACCGTGACGCTCGAGGATGTCTCGTTGATCACCGGTCTTGCTATCGACGGGATGCCTCTCTGTATGAGCACCGATTCTGATGGGTGGCGCGAGCAGATGATTGCTCTTATCGGTATGGCTCCTACCGAGGCTGAGGCTGATGTagaggagggagaagagaagaagaagaagaaggaaaggaaagCATCCGGAGCTGCTTTCACGTGGATTCAAACTCACTTTGCGACGTGCCCTCCGGATGCCACTGATGACGTGATCCAGACACATGCTCGTGTCTACATGTGGTATGTTGTGTCGAGGACTTTGTTTCCTGACTCCACTGGCAAGAACGCTCCATGGATGTGGCTGAAGGCGTTGACCGTCTTCGATAGCAAATGGAGCTGGGGTTCAGCGACTCTTGCCTACTTGTACCGACAGGTAGTTGTTTGTGATCAACTCATTTCTTCATTAGCAATGCAAGCTTGCTGTCAAGTTAACATTGTTTTTCTTTCATATGCAGCTGGACGATGCGTGTTGCAGGATCACAGATAGTGCAGGCATTGGTGGTAATATGCTTCTAC from Triticum urartu cultivar G1812 chromosome 3, Tu2.1, whole genome shotgun sequence encodes:
- the LOC125546516 gene encoding protein MAIN-LIKE 2-like; translation: MTVTLEDVSLITGLAIDGMPLCMSTDSDGWREQMIALIGMAPTEAEADVEEGEEKKKKKERKASGAAFTWIQTHFATCPPDATDDVIQTHARVYMWYVVSRTLFPDSTGKNAPWMWLKALTVFDSKWSWGSATLAYLYRQLDDACCRITDSAGIGGNMLLLSVWSWERLPVGRPKSVRFNPWYEDVDDELRRPTWAYKWDVVSEMTNDVNLMYQKYVAELDTITPEQVEWQPYGADDRLGYTPEFTINPMC